A stretch of Lathyrus oleraceus cultivar Zhongwan6 chromosome 6, CAAS_Psat_ZW6_1.0, whole genome shotgun sequence DNA encodes these proteins:
- the LOC127093008 gene encoding calmodulin-like protein 5 produces the protein MYRAYKSVHPYYEKPKFMPQDKLDAGNKIVKMLEEADMNKDGRLTRDEIEKALKGLGSYFPGWKANRCLKKLDANNDGQISGGEIDDLVDYLLNHGYGKK, from the coding sequence ATGTATCGTGCATACAAATCAGTGCATCCTTATTACGAAAAACCTAAGTTCATGCCTCAAGATAAACTCGACGCCGGAAATAAAATAGTGAAAATGTTAGAAGAAGCAGATATGAATAAGGATGGTCGTTTAACAAGGGATGAGATCGAGAAAGCTCTAAAAGGTTTAGGTTCATACTTCCCTGGATGGAAAGCAAATCGTTGTCTCAAGAAACTTGATGCCAACAATGATGGCCAAATTAGTGGTGGTGAAattgatgatttggttgattATCTTCTTAACCATGGTTATGGAAAGAAATGA